Genomic segment of Myxococcus stipitatus:
GGGCCGAGCGGTTCCCAGCAAGAAGGTGGATGACGTGCTGCGCGTCTTCGCCGCGTACCAGCGTCTCTACCAGCCGCGCAGCCGGCTCATCATCGCGGGCTATCTCCACCGGGACAGCGCCTACGGCGCGTACCTGCACGGGCTCAAGGACGTCCTGGGCATCGAGCGCGTCGTGTTCATGGGCCGGGTGAGTCCCGCGCAGCTCTCCGCGTGCTTCGCGACGGCGTCGGCCTATCTCTCCATGAGCCGGCACGAGGGCTTCGGCGTGCCGCTGTTGGAGGGCATGTACCGCAACGTGCCCGTCGTGGCCTACGGCGCGGCGGCGGTCCCGGAGACGATGGGTGGCGCGGGCCTCACCACGCTGTCGGATGATCCCACCGAGGTCGCGCAGCTGCTCGCCGTGCTGGACCGCAACCCCGCGCTGCGGGCGCAGGTGCTCGAGTCGCAGCGGGCCCGGCTGGGGGCGCTGTCGCAGGAGTTCGTCGCGGAGCAGGTGCGCGCGGCGCTGGATGACCTGCTGTCTTCCCGCCCCAGCGAGGTCGCCTCTTCGACGCCATCCGCCACCGTGGAGCTGGTGTGCCCCGGCTACACGATGCATCCCGAGGCGGAGGCGTCCCGGCTGACGCGGCGGCTGGCGGAGCGGATACCGGGCGCGCGTGTGCTGGCGCTGAGGCCGCGCGGCGAAGCGGCGTCGATGGAGCTGCGCGAGCAGCAGGTGGAGGGAGTGCCCGTGTGGCACTTCACGCCGGACCAGCCTTCGAGCCGGCTGAGCGACGTCCTTCCGGGCTCGTCGTCGCTGGAGACGGCGGTGCGAGTGTCGTCGGCGCCGGTGGTGCTGGTGGGGGTGGACACGCTCAGCGCGCAGGCGCTGCTGCCCTATCTGGGTGCGAGAGCGTGGGGTGTGCAGGTGGCGGGACAGCCCACCACGGCCCTGGAGTCCGCGCGGAGTCACCTGCGGGACCGCCTGGTGATGATGGGGTCCTCGGGCTCCGAGGCGGCCATCACGACGTTGTTGGAGGGGTTGCGTGCGCGCTGAGGACCTGCTGACCGATGCCCCCTCGGCCGAAGCCGTGGCGAGGGAAACCCAGAAGCTGCCGGAGGCCTCCACCGAGGCGAAGGAGGCCCTGCGCCGCGCGCTGGAGTCCTCGACGCGGCAAGCGACTCCCGCGCCCTGGCCCACGCTGCTCCTGGAGGCGCGAGGGAAGATGGACAGCCGCTATGCCGGGCCGGTGACGTCACACCGAGGCGGCGTCTCGGGGCCCGCGCTGGTGCTCGCGAAGCGTGCGTTCCGGCTCCTCTTCCAGCCGTTCATCAACGAGGCGCTGCGCAAGCAGGTCGAGTTCAACGAGTCCATCCTCGATGCCCTCGCCACGATTCACGACGTGCAGCGCGAGCACGCGCGGACGCAGGCCACCTGGCGACAGGAGGTCGAGCGGAGGCTCGCGCGCATCGAGGAAGCAGCCCGGGCGGGCACGGCCACGGCCCAGGAGCCCGCTGGAGCGAATGACACTCCGCCCGAGCCCTCACGAGGGCCCGGTGGAGGAAACACCCGACGCCGCTCGGGCCGACGCTAGCCGCCCGTCTTGCCCCACTGCCGCGTGGTCTTCACCACTTGCTTCACCCATGGGTGGACGGCGGGAACCGACTTGAGGGTCCGGTTGACCAGGTCCACCAGCGCATAGCGCGTGGGGCGCTCCTCGGCGCCATCCGGCGTCAGTCCGCTGGCGGCGCGCTTGAGCAAGCCGTGCACCGCGGGGATGCGCTTGAGCGTGGAGTTGAGCGTGTCCACCACGTTGTAGCGCAGGGGCACCTCCGCCACCGCCGCGACGACGGCCGAGGCCAGGGGCGGCTCCGCCGCCACCCGCTGCGAGTCCGACGTCGACGACAAGAGCATGAACGCCGCCAGCTGGACTCCCTCCGGGAGCGGGCGGGCGAGGTTCTGGTGGAGCTGGAACACCAGCTCCTGGTGCCGGCGCGGATTGACGCCGGAGATCATCGACCCCTTGCGCCGCCGGTAGTGGAAGTGGAGCGCGTTGGTGACGAGGAAGCGGTGCCCCGCGTGCGCGAGGCGCAGGTAGAGGTCCCAGTCCTCGTAGCTCGTCATCTGCTCGTTGTAGCGGATGCGGTCGAACAGCGAGCGGCGCATCAGCGACGTGGCGCAGGACAGCCGGTTGGCCACCATGCCCAGCGACGGACAATCCCCGATGAAGAGCGCGTAGTCGATGAAGCGCCGCTGGGCGCGAGACTCATCCGAGTCGAAGTACCCGGTGGACGGCACCACCACGTCGAACTCGCGGTGGCGCTCCAGCGCCTCCACCGCCATCCGGATGAACGTGGGGCTGATGCAGTCGTCCGCGTCCAACGGCAGGATGTACTCCCCCGTGGCCGCGCGCAGGCCGATGTTGCGCGAGGCGGGCAGGCCCCGGTTCGACAGGTTGCGGATGAGCTTCACGCCGCTGAGGCCCGTCTTGGCGTCCTCTTCGATGCGCGCCAGCACCTCATGGTCGAACGCGCTCGTCGAGGCATCGTCCACGACGATGACCTCGAGCTCCGGGTAGTTGCTGGCGGCGACGCTCTCCAGCGTCTCCGGCAGGAAGCGTCCCAGGTTGTGATTGGTGATGAGGACGCTGACGCGGGGCAGTCCGGAGCGCCTGGCCTGAGTCGACACCTCGGGCTTCTTCCGCTCCTTCTCCCAGTACGGAACGTCCGCCGTCCACTCCACCGGGCGCAGCGTCGGCGAGCGCCAGGCGCGCTCCAGGGTCTCCACGAGCCCTTCGACGGTGCCGTTGAACGTGTGGCAGTTCACCCCGTTGATGAAAGGGCTGCCCGGCGCGAAGGCGATACACGCCCCATTGAGCACCAGCGTCGCCCCTGCCCCGGACGCCTCGTAGGCGGTGAGGTTGACCGACTCGTAGTCAGAGGGAATGACGACGATGCCCTGCCGCATCATCTCGTCGCGGTCCTTGCTCGGCCCCGAGAAGATGAAGCGCGGCTTCAAGTCCTCCGGAATCAGCGACTGGACATAGGTCAGATAGGCCGCGTTGGCGGTGTGGCACGCCAGGACAGCGTTCCCTCGATACTCAGGGAAGGCGCGCATGAAGGAGGCCGCGCCCCGGATGAACAGGTCCGAGCGCTTGAAGGGCTGGATCTTCGTGACGAAGAGCAGGTCCCGCTCTCCTTCACTCCGCAGCGGCACCAGCTCCGACTTGGGCGCCACGGGCGGAAACTCCTGAACGACCTTGTCCAGCCACGTCCGCGAGAAGCCGTAGTAGGCGCGATTGAACTCGGCGATGCCCGGCACGTGCGCGACGACGAGGTCCGCGTCCAGCAACGCCTTGCGCTCGAACTCGAAGGTGCCCAGGCTCTCGCGGCTCAGGACCTGCCGCTCGAACGGCGCGAGGATTCCCGCCGTCGAGTGCAGCCGCACCACGATTTCAGACTCCAGCAGGCCACAGCCCAGGAGCTTCTCCTGGATGGCACAGAACGCCCAGCCTCGGTAGTCGGGGAACTCGATGACGTCGAAGTGAGTCCCTTCCGCCGCCAGTCGCCGCAGGTGCAGCAGCAGCTCCATCGACTGCGCATGGCAGGGCGTGTCCGTGAAGGCGCCGGGCGGCGGATAGACACCCCCTTCGTCGAAGCTCACGTCCCACTCGGGACGGGACCTGGCGACGTGAGCCTTCACCTTGCCCTGGAAGTACTGCTCCACCTCGAGCGGGCTCACCGTCACGTAGGACGGGAAGAGCACGTGTATCTCCACGTCCTCGGTGCGCCGAAGCGACTCCTCGATGAGGTTGTGGAGGATGCGGCCAATGCCGCCCGCCGTGAAGGGATACAGCTCATCCGTGACAAGACAGACGCGGCGAGGGCTCATCATTGAACGAACGCCTCCAGGACGCTGACGGCTTCGGCAACCAGGGCTTGTTCGTAGTCCGCCATCATCTGCATGAGCTCGGTGGGGGCACGCTCACGCAACGACACCATCCGCTCGATGGCCGTGGTGACCACCTCCACGGAGTCCACGCCTGCGACCTGCGCGAGCTGTTGATAGGGATGCGAGTCCAGCGCCCCCAGGCTGAGCGGTCCGTGAACACACGGAATCCGCAGCGCGAGCGACTCCAGTCCCGTCATGGGCTGGCACTCGGAGAGCGACGCATTGAGGACGATGTCACAGCGGCGAATCAGCTCGAACAGCTCGGTGCGGCTCGGACGCGAGACATGGTGGATGCGCCGAGAGGCCTTGAGCGGCTCGGGCAGCCGGTAGTTCGCCGTGACGTAGACATCGCTGATGCGAGGCGAAGCCTGGCAAGCGAAGAGGTTGGTGTAGAAGTTCTTCCGCCAGTCGTTGGGCGTCGGGATGAGCGCGGTGCGCGTGAGGGCACGCACCCGCGACGTCCGCTCCGCCTCCGACAGCTTGGGCGGCAGGTTGATGACCGTCTTGGGGAAGATCTCCCGCGCCAGCAGGTGCATGCCCGGCTTGACGGTGGCCAGTCCATCGATGACGCCGCGCCGCTTCAAGTCGACGAGCTGCGCGAAGCTCTCGAGCTCGAACGTGTAATGGAACTGAGCCGTCGAGCCGTGCCACACCGAGAGGATGCGCACCGACGAGCCCATCGCCCGGCGCAGCAGCACCATGAAGTCGTGGGCGTTGTTCGAGTAGCCATGCACCATGACCGAGCGGCAGCCGCTGCGGTCGATGACCTCGATGGCGGCGCGCAGCTCCCGCTCATCCATGGGCCGCTCGGCGGTGATGGCGAGCTTCTGGCCCGGCAGATAGCCCGAGGCCGCGCGGATGCCGTGCCACTCCTGGTGGAACACCTGCATCACCCGCCCGAACTGCGGCAGGTCGAAGGCCCAGCGCGTGTCCAGCGCGGCGTTGTGGATGAACCCCGGAGGCGACGACGGAGGCGAGTAGCCCACGGGCGCGTCCGGGAAGGACACGCGCGAGGACCTCAAGCGCGCAAGGTCATCCGACAGCGACTGGAGGCGCTGGCGGCGCTCGAAGCGCTCGGTCTCCACCGCGAGCTGCTCGGTCAGCTCCGTCACCTGGGCTTCCAGGTTCGCCGCGGGCTCCGACAGGGACTTGCTCGCGCGGCTCGCCCACTCCAACAACCGGGGCGTGGCGCGCGAGTGCAGCGCCTCGAGCGTCAGCGGCTGGGACTCGTCGCGCGGAGCCTCCGGGCCCAGGAGCTGGAAGTAGCGGCGCCCCTTTCCACCCTGGCGCTTGAGGACGTAGACATCGTGGGAATCCACGAGTCCCGGCCCGTGGTGCAGGTCCCACCCCTCCGGCAGCAGGTCCGCGAACGCGTGGAGCCAGCTCCCCGGGTGCTTCGAGGCATCCCACACACTCGTGGGCATCAGCGGGTTCTCCACCAGCACCAGCATGCCGCCGGGGAGCACCAGCTGGCCCAGCGTCTCCAGAATCCCGGTGATGCGCTCGCTCGGGTTGTGCACAAGCGTGGAGACCGTGAAGACGACGTCGAACTTGCGCCCCTCCATCGCCACGAGCGGATCGTCCCCGCAGAAGATCCGCTCCTCGACGGGGAGCAGCGACGCGGGCGGATCCTGTCGGAGCGGCGCCGTCATCGACTCGGAGATGTCGTACCCGTGGTAGCGGACGCGGGAAAGCTGGGAGATGTAGGTCGCGTGGTGACCGAAGCCACAGCCAAACTCGAGGACGGACAGCGTCCGGTCCAGCCGGCGCTGCTCGGAGCGAATGAGGGTGGTCAGGACGCGCTCCTGCTGACCCCTCGCGATGTTTCCCTGTCCTTCCCGGACGCGCGCCAGTTCCCGATAGGAGTGGCCGTTGGTCGTCTTCCAGAAGTGGAGACTCTCGCTCATCTGGGCCGCGTCCCCAGCGGGGCCCTCGCTCTTGATGTCTTTGTACATGTGCCGATGTGAAACGACGCCGCCTACATGAACCGGAGGTGGGTTGTCAGCGGGGTTCCCGCAGAAACGCAACCATTCCCACGCTTGGCACCGGTCAGGCAAGAGACGTGCTGAAAGTGAATGGTAAAAGCGCCCAGGGAGGACCCCGGTCGGATTGGCCTTCGTCCCATTCTCGGCTAACCGCCCGCCCCCCCGCCAGCCAGGCGTGCAACACCTTGCACATCAGTCGACGGCGGAGCGAGCCGGCCTGGACTCCAGGGCCAGCAGGTTCTCCATCATCCGGTCCACCTCCTGCTCCCACGTGGTGCGGCGGACACGCTCGGCGGCTCGTGCTCCCAGTCGCACTCGCAGCTCCGGGTCCAGCACGGCCGCCCTCAGTCGCGCCAGCACCGAGCCCGGCGTCGGCGCCGCCAGCAAGCAGTTGCCACCGTCCTCCAGCAGCCAGTGGTTGGCGGGGTTGTCATTCGTCACCACCGTCATGCCGCACGCCATCATCTCCAGCGGCAGGTAGGACGGGTGCCGGGTGAACATGAAGCACAACCCCACGTCACACTCGCGGTAGAGCGCCGCGGTGCGCTCGGCGGGGAGCACGCCCAGGTTCGTCACCAGGCCCCGGACGCCGTAGGACTCCGGGTGCCACTCCGCACCCGCGGTGACGATCTCCACCGCGGGGCCCAGCTCCCGCTTGAGCCGCGTGAGCGCCGCCAGGCCCAGCTCGAAGCCGTTCCGCTCGTTGCCCGGGCGGCCGTAGAAGAAGACGCGCACGGGCCCGCGGCGCGGCGGACGGCGGTCATGGAAGGTCACCCCATCCACGGCGGGCTCGAAGGCGAATCCGCCCATGCCGTGAAGCGCCTTCACCGTGTCGCGCAGGCCCGGGGTGTTGAAGATGCCCTGGAAGCCCAGCTGGTACGTCTGCTCCGCCAGCGCGGACTGGGTGCCCGCGGCGAAGAACATGGGCTCATAGTCCTGGACGAAGTAGGTGCGCACGCCGGCACGGGGATGGCGCAGCACCTGGTAGACGGAGGTCCAGTAGGTGGCGATGGCCAGGTCACACGCGGGCAGCGACTCCAGGTCCGCCGCGCCGGCGAGGACGCGGAAGGCCCCCGCCGCCTGGGGAAACACGGTGGCGGCCCGGGCCTCGAAGTCACCCGGGCTGGCCCCGGGCTTGTCGTACACGATGAAGTCGCTCTTCACGCCGTGGCGGCGGTGCATCAGGTCCGCGAAGCGGAACAGCGTGTGGATGCCCGCGTAGACATGCCCGAAGGCCGGGATGAACCAGGAGGCGGTGCGCACCTTGCCGCGCGAGCGCAGGGCCGCCAGGGCCGCGGGAGCCTGTGCCCGAGACGCCTCCGCCTGCTCCGGCGTGAAGTCGAGCTCCCCCAGGTGCTCCACCAGGTGACGCTGGGCGACCGCCCGCGCCTCCATCGCCGCGTCCTGCGCGCTGGGCACATCGTGCGTCAGCGTGCGCAGGGCCAGCGTCTCCCCCGTCTCTTCATGGTGGCGCAGGGAGCAGTCCGTGCCCAGCAGCGTGAGGTTGGGGTTGTAGAAGGGGTCGCCCCGCTCGCCGAGCCACGGGCGATATGACACGTAGGAACGCCAGTAATCGGATTCCGGAATGGCGTCCGCGCGGCGGCTGGCCGACTCGTGGTGGATGAGCCGCGCGTGCGGCGTGTACACCACGCGCAGGCCGCGCTGGTTCAAGCGCAGGCCGATGTCCACGTCGCTGCCGCACACCTGGAAGCGCTCGTCGAAGCCCTCCAGGGACTCGAACACGTCGCGGCGGAAGATGACGCAGGCGCTGGTGACGGACAGCCAGTCTCGCGTCCAGTCGGTGTGCCCGAAGGGCGTGGAGATGGGGCCGTCCGGCAGCCGCCAGAAGGGATGGCCCGCCATGCCGGTGATGCCCACCACCGCGCCCGCGTGCTGCACCGTCCCCTCGGGGAAGAGCAGCTTGCAGCCCACCGCGCCCACTTCGGGGCGCTGCGCCTGGGCCACCAGCTCCTCCAACCAACCGGAGTCCATCACCTCCATGTCGTTGTTGAGGAAGAGCAGCAGGTCCCCGGTGGCGCGCTTCGCCGCCCAGTTGTTGATGGCCGGGTAGTTGAACGGGAAGTCCCACGTCAGCTTCACCAGCCGGGGGTCCGTGAGGCGCTCCAGCAGCGCGAAGGTCTCCGGCTGGGTGCTGTTGTTGGAGACCAGCAGCACCTCGAAGTTCGGATACGCGGTGCGCGCCAGCAGCCCGGGCAGCAGCAGCTCCAGCAGGTCCGGCCGGTCCTTGAACGGGACGATGATGGACACCTTCGGCGTGCCCTTCACCGGGTAGCGGACGCGGTACTGGGTGGGCGCGGGGCTCGTCACCTCGGCCGACTCGCCCTTGCGCGCCAGGTGCTCGCGCAGGGCTCTTGCGCCCGCGTCCGTGGCCTTCGCCAGCCCCGCCTCCTGGCTGGAGAAGGACGCCGGGTTGGCGCGCCAGTGGTAGAGCAGCTTCGGCACATGGCCGATGCCTCGCGCGGCCTCGCTCAGCCGCAGCATGAGGTCGAAGTCCTGCGAGCCTTCGAAGCCCTCGCGCACGCCGCCCACCGACTCGATCAGCTCCCGCCGCGCCACCAGGAAGTGGCAGACGTAGTTCACCGAGCGCAGCAGGTCCGGAGACCAGTCCGGCTTGAAGAAGGGCGCGGTCCGCCGCCCTTCCGAGTCCAGCCGGTCCTCGTCGCTGTAGATGACGTCCAGGGAGGGGTCCGCCGAGGCAGCCAGGACCATCTCCGCCAGCGCGTGAGGCGCCAGCGTGTCGTCGTGGTCCAGGAAGCCCACCCACGCCCCTGTCGCCACCACGAGCCCCGCGTTCGTCGCCTGGGCGATGCCTCCGTTGTGCTCCCGCGTCACCACGCGAATGCGCGCGTCCTCGGATGCGGCTTCCCGCAGCATCCCCGCGACGTGAGGCGCCGTGCTGGCGTCATCCACCAGCACCCATTCCCAGTCGGGATACACCTGCGAGCGCACCGACGCCGCGCACTCGCGGAAGAAGGACTCGGGCGTGTTGTACACGGGCGTGACGAGCGTCACCTTGGGGCGAACCGCCAACGAGGCCACCGCCTCGCGCGCCCGGTCGAGGTCTCCCCGCTCCCGGCGCTCACACCAGCCTTCGTAATCCCCCAGCTCGGGGGGACGCGGCGGAGGCGTGCGAGTGCCCAGCACGCCCGCGAGCGCCAGCACCGCCTGCTCGTTGAAGCGCGTCTGCCGCCGCAGCAGCTCCGTCCAGAAGGGCCCCCCCGCCCGCAGGGCACGCGGCAGCGCCGTGGCCCGCAGCGGATCATTGCGCTCGACGAGCGAGGCAATCCACGTGGCGCCAGTGGCCTCGTCCGGAACCTGGAGCCCCGCCGCGCCGGCGATGGCCTCCACCATGGCCTCGTTCCACTCCGCCTGGCCGCGCAGGAGCCCTTCGAGCAACGGCCCCGCCGCGGAGAGGTAGGAGCGCTTGGCCGCCTCCACCACGGAGCCCAAGGGCCCTCCCCGGTGCGAGCGCGCCACCTTCCAGCGCGTCGGGTCCACCCGAGGCTCCAGCTGCGCGCGCACCCACGCCGTCAGGTCCTCGCGAAGCCGCAAGCTCCGGTGCACCGAGAGGTACTCGAGCACCCGCACCACGGCCTTGTTGAAGTCCGCCTGCGGCCGCAGCGACTCGACATGGAAGGGCTGGAGGCCCTCGATGAAGGCGCGCTTGGTGGCGGTCACCACGCGGCCCAGCCGGGCGCGGTGGGAGTCCGGCACGGAGAACTCGTGAGGCACCGCCAGCCGAGCGGCCTCCTGCAGCGGAGAGAGCGCCAGCGCTCCGTCCGGCCGCGCCCGATGGAGCGCTTGCGTGAGGAGCTTCAAGGCGCCCTCGAGCGCCGTCACGTCCTCACAGGCCTCGGGCAGGCACGGGCGCCGCGCATCCAGCAGCGAGCGCACCGCGGCCACCATTCGAGCCAGCTCCCCCGCACCCGGGGCAGCATCAGGCGCCCCCGCCTCTCCAGCGAGCTTCTCCAGGACCGTCTTCACCGACGTACCGCCTCTCTCGTTCACATCCCGGCCGTCGGGAGACGCGCCCCCTCGCCGCGCCAGTCAGCCCCGGATGTCAGGGATGACCACCGCCCGCGAGCGCGGACTCCACCGGCACCGGGACAGGCTCCACCACCCAGTGGTGCGCCGGACGGAACACTCCGCGCTCGGCCACGTTCGAGCTCACCTCGAACGAGCGCCGCTCCGTGGACACCCCACCCGCCGTCCGCGCCGTCACCACCAGGACATACGTACCCGCCAGCAGGCCCAGGCGCTCCAGCACCAGGCGCATCCGCCCCGACGGCGGCAGCTCCCGGGGCAGCGGCACCGCCTCCAGCCGGGTGCTCGTCTCGTACAGCGGGCGCCCATCCTGCGACTGGAGCGAGACCTCGAACTCCACGTCCTCGCAGCCGCTTCGGGCGGAGAAGTCCACGCAGACCTCCACGCCCATGTCGGGCGACAGGTTCTGCGCCTCCCCACCGGAGGCATCCACCAGCCGCAGCCCGGCGATGCGCACGGGGCAGTCCCCGCCCACCACCGAGTGGACCTCGGGCAGCGCGCCGCCGCCCTCCGTCAGCGCCGGGGGCGTGAAGGCCACCGACTGCGCCTCCGCCAGGGCAATGGCCTGCCGGTACTCGGTGACGATCTCCGAGGGGCGACCCACGCGGCGCACGTAGCCACCATCAATCCAGATGGCCAGGTCGCACCAGCGCTCCACGGTGGAGAGGTCATGCGTCACCAGGACGATGGTCTTCCCCTGCCGCTTGAACTCCGTCATCTTGGCGACGCTCTTCTTGCTGAAGTGCTCGTCACCCACGGCGAGGATTTCGTCGACGATGAGGATGTCCGGGTCCACGTGCGTGGCCACCGCGAACGCCAGCCGCATGTACATGCCGCTGGAGTAGGTGCGCACCGGCTCGTCGATGAACTCGCCCAGCTCACTGAAGGCAATGATGTCATCCATCCTCGCCCGCACTTCCGCGCGCGACATTCCGAGGATGATGCCGTTGATAAGGATGTTCTCCCTGCCGGAGAAGTCCGGATGGAAGCCCGCGCCCAGGTCCAACAGCGCGGAGATGCGGCCGTTGATCTCCATGACACCCGAGGTGGGCGCATAGATGCCGGTGATGAGCTTCAGCAGCGTGCTCTTGCCCGAGCCATTGCGGCCGATGATGCCAACCGTCTTCCCTCGGGGGATGCGGAGGTTGATGCCGCGAAGCGCGGTGATGAGCCCCGCTTCCCGGGGCACGCGCTGGCCGCGCAACCAGCGCATCAGTTCGGATTTGAAGGTCGTGTACTCGCCCCGGATGGTCCTCTTCCGGAAGCTCTTCACGACATCGCGCATGACAATGGCGTCGAGGGGTTCCTGCATGGCGACAGCTCAGATGGATTCCGCGAAGTCTTCGCGGCGGGATTCAAAGATGCTCGAGGCGCCCCACATGAGCACCAACGAGAAGACGGCCAACGCCGCCAAGGGCCCCGGGTCCGGCCACCGGTGCTCGTAGAAGATGGCCTGGTAGGACACGAGCAGGCTGGACATCGGGTTCAGCGTCATCACCACATCACGCAGCGAGTCGTCCTTGATGGTGGAGATGGGGTACAGCACCGGCGTCATGAAGAACCACATCGTCAGCAGGTTGTTGACGATGTGCTGCAGGTCCCGGAACGTCACGTTGATGGCGGCCAGGATATAGGTGAGCGCCAGCGTGAAGATGAGCTGGATGACGACCACCGCCGGGAACGCCAGGATGTGCCACGTGGGCGCCTGCCCGTAGAACAGCCCCAGCCCCACCATCAGCGGCAGCGACAGCAGGTAGTTGCTCAGGTTCGTCAGCACCACCGTCGTGGGCAACACCTGCGCCGGGAAGCGGACCTTCGTCATCAGGTCTCGCCGGTCGCTGATGGCGCTCGCGCCCCCACCCAGTGACGTGGAGAACCAGATCCACGGCAGCAACCCCACGAACATGAAGAAGGGGAAGTTGGGGATGTTCTGCTTCATCACGACGGTGAACAGCAGCGCGTACACCATCATGTGCAGCGTGGGGTTCAGGAACGTCCAGAGGAACCCGAGGAACGACCCCCGGTAGCGCGCCTTGAGCTCGCGCTGCACGAGGCTCAGGAGCAGTCCACGGTATTGGTAGAGTTCTCGGACGAGGCGAATCATGAGGGGGCCTTCATATAGCAGGCCCCGAGTGCGTGCGAGGCAACCAGATGCACTCTCACGGTGACTCAGATTCCTGAGGGGCTTGTTCGCCCTCTCCTCAGCCAGGCCCGCCTCGCGGTGCGCTTCATGCTCGCCCCGCGGGACGATGAAACGTTCACCCAACCAGGCTTGTTCCGGGCAACCACCCGCACGCGGCCACATGCGTGTCACTGAGGAGGCGCGAAAAACAAAAAGGCCCCCTGGTTTCCCAGGAGGCCTTTGTTCTGGAGCGGGAAAAGGGATTTGAACCCTCGACCCTCGCCTTGGCAAGGCGATGCTCTACCGCTGAGCTATTCCCGCATCAGGTACCGCAACCTCGTTCGCACCGCGTCAGCGCCGCGCCCGAAGTGAGATGGGGTATACAGAGGCCCCCCGAACACGTCAAACACTTTTCGCAACCGGGGCTTCGTCGCCGCGCTTCGCGAGCATCGCGAGGAACGCTCGGAAGTAGACGACCGCGCTCCAGACGGAGAACGCGCCGGACAAGTAGACGAGCACCTTGCCCACGAGGTTGTAGTCCACCGGCGCGCTGAACGAGCCGAGCGTGAGCGGGTGCACGTAGTGGACGCACAGCGAGATGATTCCGACGAGCTGGAGGGACGTCTTCCACTTCCCCTCCTGCCCCGCCGCGATGACCATGCCCTCGCTCGCGGCGATGGTGCGCAGCCCGCTGACGATGAGCTCACGCGCCAGCAGGACGATGACGACCCACGCGGCGATGCGGCCCAGGCGGACCATCATCACCAGCGCGGCCATGGCGATGAGCTTGTCGGCCAGCGGATCCATGAACTTGCCGACGACGGTGATGAGGTTCCACTTGCGCGCCAGGTAGCCGTCCACCACGTCGGTGATGGCGGCGGCGGCGAAGACCAGGCCCGCGAGCAGGGAGCTCAGCGGGTCGGCGTCGTACATGAGCCAGACGAACGGGGGGATGAGGAAGATGCGCCCCAGCGTCAGCATGTTGGGGAGGTTCCAGAACTCCTGCACCAACACGCTGGGCTTGCGCTCCGCGCGTCGGCGCGCCCGCTCCTCCCGCTTGCGCTGCTTGCGGCTCGCTCGGTCCGTGGCCATGGCGGGCTCTTCTAGCGAACCGCGAGGGCGATGAGGGCAAAACCTTCACCGCCCAGCTCCACCGCCGTGCGCAAGGTCTCGCCGGTGGGGGATTTGAGCAGGGACACGACGCGGGGCGTGAGATTGCCCTGCCACCCCACCAGGTGCGTCAGCGGCACCGTCACCGGGGCCTCCGGGCGCACCACCACCGAGCGCAGCGGCCCGGGCAGGCTCAGCAGCACCTGCCCCTGCCCTCGCAGGTGCACCAGGTCCAGGTCCGGCGCGATGTCCGACGGCACCCGGCCGTTCTCGAACATCACCGGCTCCTCGAAGGCGAAGACGTTCTCGTCCCGGAAGTAGGCGGAGTCCTCACCCAGGTCCACCGCGAAGAACTCGCGGTGCTCGGCCGGCTCCAGGTGCAGCACGCCCTTGCCGCGCGCCCGCACCATCCGGGCCGAGCCCTCACCGAAGGGCTTGTCCGTCGCCCTGCCCCGAAAGCGCTTCATCTCCGGCTGGAACACCAGCTGGCCCTGGAGCGCCACCATCCCCTCCAGGCGGGTGAGCAGCTCCCCGTCCACGACGATGCCGAACGAGCCCTCCGCCTGGATGAAGGCACCCTTCGAGCGCTCCGCCTCCAGCACCACCGAGGCCGCGAGCTTCGCCAGGACCTGCGCGGCGGAGGCCGGGGC
This window contains:
- a CDS encoding glycosyltransferase, whose product is MKTVLEKLAGEAGAPDAAPGAGELARMVAAVRSLLDARRPCLPEACEDVTALEGALKLLTQALHRARPDGALALSPLQEAARLAVPHEFSVPDSHRARLGRVVTATKRAFIEGLQPFHVESLRPQADFNKAVVRVLEYLSVHRSLRLREDLTAWVRAQLEPRVDPTRWKVARSHRGGPLGSVVEAAKRSYLSAAGPLLEGLLRGQAEWNEAMVEAIAGAAGLQVPDEATGATWIASLVERNDPLRATALPRALRAGGPFWTELLRRQTRFNEQAVLALAGVLGTRTPPPRPPELGDYEGWCERRERGDLDRAREAVASLAVRPKVTLVTPVYNTPESFFRECAASVRSQVYPDWEWVLVDDASTAPHVAGMLREAASEDARIRVVTREHNGGIAQATNAGLVVATGAWVGFLDHDDTLAPHALAEMVLAASADPSLDVIYSDEDRLDSEGRRTAPFFKPDWSPDLLRSVNYVCHFLVARRELIESVGGVREGFEGSQDFDLMLRLSEAARGIGHVPKLLYHWRANPASFSSQEAGLAKATDAGARALREHLARKGESAEVTSPAPTQYRVRYPVKGTPKVSIIVPFKDRPDLLELLLPGLLARTAYPNFEVLLVSNNSTQPETFALLERLTDPRLVKLTWDFPFNYPAINNWAAKRATGDLLLFLNNDMEVMDSGWLEELVAQAQRPEVGAVGCKLLFPEGTVQHAGAVVGITGMAGHPFWRLPDGPISTPFGHTDWTRDWLSVTSACVIFRRDVFESLEGFDERFQVCGSDVDIGLRLNQRGLRVVYTPHARLIHHESASRRADAIPESDYWRSYVSYRPWLGERGDPFYNPNLTLLGTDCSLRHHEETGETLALRTLTHDVPSAQDAAMEARAVAQRHLVEHLGELDFTPEQAEASRAQAPAALAALRSRGKVRTASWFIPAFGHVYAGIHTLFRFADLMHRRHGVKSDFIVYDKPGASPGDFEARAATVFPQAAGAFRVLAGAADLESLPACDLAIATYWTSVYQVLRHPRAGVRTYFVQDYEPMFFAAGTQSALAEQTYQLGFQGIFNTPGLRDTVKALHGMGGFAFEPAVDGVTFHDRRPPRRGPVRVFFYGRPGNERNGFELGLAALTRLKRELGPAVEIVTAGAEWHPESYGVRGLVTNLGVLPAERTAALYRECDVGLCFMFTRHPSYLPLEMMACGMTVVTNDNPANHWLLEDGGNCLLAAPTPGSVLARLRAAVLDPELRVRLGARAAERVRRTTWEQEVDRMMENLLALESRPARSAVD
- a CDS encoding ABC transporter ATP-binding protein codes for the protein MQEPLDAIVMRDVVKSFRKRTIRGEYTTFKSELMRWLRGQRVPREAGLITALRGINLRIPRGKTVGIIGRNGSGKSTLLKLITGIYAPTSGVMEINGRISALLDLGAGFHPDFSGRENILINGIILGMSRAEVRARMDDIIAFSELGEFIDEPVRTYSSGMYMRLAFAVATHVDPDILIVDEILAVGDEHFSKKSVAKMTEFKRQGKTIVLVTHDLSTVERWCDLAIWIDGGYVRRVGRPSEIVTEYRQAIALAEAQSVAFTPPALTEGGGALPEVHSVVGGDCPVRIAGLRLVDASGGEAQNLSPDMGVEVCVDFSARSGCEDVEFEVSLQSQDGRPLYETSTRLEAVPLPRELPPSGRMRLVLERLGLLAGTYVLVVTARTAGGVSTERRSFEVSSNVAERGVFRPAHHWVVEPVPVPVESALAGGGHP
- a CDS encoding ABC transporter permease, whose protein sequence is MIRLVRELYQYRGLLLSLVQRELKARYRGSFLGFLWTFLNPTLHMMVYALLFTVVMKQNIPNFPFFMFVGLLPWIWFSTSLGGGASAISDRRDLMTKVRFPAQVLPTTVVLTNLSNYLLSLPLMVGLGLFYGQAPTWHILAFPAVVVIQLIFTLALTYILAAINVTFRDLQHIVNNLLTMWFFMTPVLYPISTIKDDSLRDVVMTLNPMSSLLVSYQAIFYEHRWPDPGPLAALAVFSLVLMWGASSIFESRREDFAESI